In Propionicimonas paludicola, a single window of DNA contains:
- a CDS encoding TetR/AcrR family transcriptional regulator produces MSTRREELTERATDWVLGHGLVGLSLRPLAAAIGTSDRMLIYHFGSKEQLIVDIIRCSAMRSAQELRLLPASASPHEAVLDQWRLRTTERQAQCERLYVEASTLGLFGQQPYADEVAAMNQTWLDAVRQHLVGSGVAEERSHEIAELVEAAFMGFELDLPLSTSEPAGLPALARAVALLARAD; encoded by the coding sequence ATGAGCACCCGACGCGAAGAGCTGACCGAGCGAGCAACCGACTGGGTGCTCGGGCATGGCCTGGTCGGGCTGAGCCTGCGGCCGCTCGCTGCGGCGATCGGCACCAGCGACCGGATGCTGATCTACCACTTCGGCAGCAAGGAACAGCTCATCGTCGACATCATCCGATGCTCGGCGATGCGCTCGGCCCAGGAGTTGCGGTTACTGCCCGCGTCCGCCTCACCGCACGAGGCCGTGCTGGATCAGTGGCGGCTGCGCACCACCGAACGCCAGGCGCAGTGCGAGCGCCTCTACGTCGAGGCCTCCACCCTTGGCCTGTTCGGCCAACAGCCCTACGCGGACGAAGTCGCGGCCATGAATCAGACCTGGCTGGACGCCGTCCGCCAGCACTTGGTGGGCTCAGGGGTAGCCGAGGAGCGCAGCCACGAGATCGCCGAGCTCGTCGAGGCCGCGTTCATGGGCTTCGAGCTCGACTTGCCGCTCAGTACGTCCGAGCCTGCCGGGCTGCCCGCGCTGGCCCGCGCTGTGGCGCTCCTCGCTCGCGCCGACTGA